A single genomic interval of Lentimicrobium saccharophilum harbors:
- a CDS encoding SusC/RagA family TonB-linked outer membrane protein → MKKLILLLTIILSAGTMLAQQVVQGTVTDAKTGETLIGVTVQIKGTTSGTITDIEGRYRLESDRLNASSVIVYSYIGYKSVEETLGSRALVNVRMQVEQTMLDEVVVIGYGTAKKRNVLGAVTRVDNTELTRMPVAGVDQALQGRAAGVQVTQNTGAPGEGVAVRIRGTGSINSSNAPLYIVDGIATADALRILAPGDIENITVLKDASAAAIYGSRANNGVVLITTKKGKAGKTTVTYRGQTGIQQAVRLTPMVNTQDYVTIYNEAAVNDNKYLPAGLQRSLISAEDAARFSDINYVDELLRTAPVNSHEFSVSGGSEKTNYLLSASFYDQRGIIKNTGYTRGTARLDVTTEASPWLTVGISMLAGLSDNDIIGSSGDGYGGNGGSVVRYAFFRNPAIPIQFEDGTYVDRPAEYFGAQVFDSYLGDGYNPIGMAEYNDNNRKDDSYLGKAFFTAAITDKLKFTTNLGMDYRNTTNRRFNPSWGTLNRINAKNSLSVGNERMANWTVNNLLNYETAFGEKHNFSAMAGFEAIRNQGRGLYSSDMDFPVQQEELIFIGNGLGEKITSQNEYSSALASFFGRVNYEYNGRYYFSGTIRRDGSSRFTGDNKWGTFFSASAGWILKEEDFLKDVDWLQNLKLRAGYGAIGNQEIGLYAYSDRISPYFNYPFGGVPASGYAQTALGNEKLKWETSYQYNAGIDAEIWKGALAFSIDYFYKVTADMLVKAPNPPSTGNADAAWINSGSVLNTGVELEAIYRKNMRDWGYSVGGNVAFLHNEVLELDAPLFGGRVESGIFATRTEVGQPIGAFYLLEMEGIFQNETDVLLSAYQGNNIRPGDVKFKDQNGDGVIDNNDRVFLGSAIPKFTTGINLNAYYKAFDINLFFQGAFGHKIYMQVNQDIEGFYRGFTVTQRYFDERWTGEGTSDTQPRPAWTAKSNNARPSSRFLEDGSYMRLKNLQVGYTFSNNLLERLKMEKARVYLSGTNLLTFTAYPGLDPEMTVSDNSKDEGDRAGGIDWGTYPSAMTIMLGIDITF, encoded by the coding sequence ATGAAAAAACTGATTCTACTATTGACCATCATCCTGTCGGCGGGCACCATGCTGGCCCAGCAGGTTGTGCAGGGAACCGTTACCGATGCGAAAACGGGGGAAACCCTGATCGGGGTGACGGTACAGATTAAGGGAACCACCTCGGGAACCATCACGGATATTGAGGGTCGCTATCGCCTGGAATCCGACAGGCTGAATGCCTCTTCGGTGATTGTGTACTCCTATATCGGGTACAAATCCGTGGAAGAAACCCTTGGTAGCCGTGCATTGGTCAACGTACGCATGCAGGTGGAGCAAACCATGCTCGATGAGGTGGTGGTGATCGGTTATGGTACCGCCAAAAAACGTAACGTGCTGGGCGCCGTAACCCGCGTTGACAATACCGAGCTTACCCGCATGCCGGTTGCCGGCGTTGACCAGGCGCTTCAGGGAAGGGCCGCCGGGGTTCAGGTGACCCAGAATACCGGAGCTCCCGGAGAAGGCGTCGCGGTTAGAATCAGGGGAACGGGTTCCATTAATTCAAGCAATGCCCCGCTTTACATCGTGGATGGTATTGCTACCGCCGATGCGCTCAGAATACTGGCTCCTGGTGATATAGAAAACATTACGGTGCTTAAGGATGCTTCTGCTGCTGCCATCTACGGATCGCGCGCCAACAACGGAGTGGTGCTGATTACCACCAAAAAGGGAAAAGCCGGTAAAACGACCGTAACCTATCGCGGACAAACCGGGATTCAGCAGGCGGTCAGGCTTACGCCCATGGTCAATACACAGGATTATGTTACCATATACAACGAAGCGGCGGTCAACGATAACAAATATCTGCCTGCCGGTTTGCAGCGCAGCCTGATCAGCGCGGAGGATGCCGCCCGTTTTTCGGACATCAACTATGTGGATGAGTTGCTCCGGACCGCTCCGGTAAATTCGCACGAGTTTTCGGTTTCAGGCGGAAGTGAAAAAACAAACTACCTTTTATCGGCGTCGTTTTACGATCAGCGTGGAATCATTAAAAATACCGGTTATACCCGCGGTACCGCGCGTCTGGATGTTACAACGGAAGCAAGTCCCTGGCTTACGGTGGGCATCAGCATGCTGGCCGGACTTTCCGACAACGATATCATCGGCAGTTCGGGCGACGGTTACGGCGGTAACGGGGGAAGTGTGGTCAGGTATGCCTTCTTCAGGAATCCGGCCATCCCAATTCAGTTTGAAGACGGAACCTATGTTGACCGGCCGGCGGAATATTTCGGGGCACAGGTCTTTGATTCTTACCTCGGTGACGGGTACAATCCCATCGGGATGGCAGAATATAACGACAATAACCGCAAAGACGACAGCTATCTGGGCAAGGCATTTTTTACGGCAGCCATCACCGATAAACTCAAATTTACGACCAATCTGGGTATGGATTACCGGAATACCACAAATCGCCGTTTTAATCCCTCCTGGGGAACACTGAACCGCATTAACGCAAAGAACAGCCTGAGTGTCGGCAATGAGCGCATGGCAAACTGGACGGTGAATAACTTATTGAATTACGAAACTGCGTTCGGCGAAAAGCACAATTTTTCTGCTATGGCCGGTTTTGAGGCCATCCGTAATCAGGGAAGGGGCCTTTATTCCAGCGATATGGATTTCCCCGTACAGCAGGAAGAACTGATCTTTATCGGCAACGGACTGGGTGAAAAAATCACCAGTCAGAACGAGTATAGCTCTGCCCTGGCTTCATTTTTCGGCCGTGTCAATTACGAATACAACGGCCGGTATTACTTCTCGGGGACCATCAGGAGGGATGGATCCTCGAGATTTACCGGCGACAACAAATGGGGAACGTTTTTCTCGGCTTCCGCCGGATGGATTCTGAAGGAAGAAGATTTCCTGAAGGATGTTGACTGGCTGCAGAACCTCAAACTGAGGGCCGGATATGGTGCCATCGGAAATCAGGAGATAGGGCTGTACGCATACAGCGACCGGATTTCGCCCTATTTCAACTATCCTTTCGGAGGAGTGCCGGCTTCGGGCTATGCACAAACAGCCCTTGGCAACGAAAAACTGAAATGGGAAACCAGTTACCAGTATAATGCAGGCATTGATGCGGAGATATGGAAGGGTGCCCTGGCGTTCTCCATCGACTACTTCTATAAAGTTACCGCTGATATGCTGGTGAAAGCCCCCAATCCTCCTTCTACCGGAAATGCCGATGCTGCCTGGATCAACAGCGGATCGGTGCTGAATACCGGGGTGGAGTTGGAAGCCATCTACCGCAAAAACATGAGGGATTGGGGTTATTCAGTTGGCGGAAACGTCGCCTTCCTGCACAACGAAGTGCTTGAACTGGATGCGCCTTTATTCGGCGGAAGGGTGGAGTCGGGAATTTTTGCCACCCGCACCGAAGTAGGTCAGCCCATCGGCGCGTTCTACCTGCTGGAGATGGAAGGCATTTTCCAGAATGAAACGGATGTGCTGTTATCGGCCTATCAGGGTAATAATATCCGACCCGGCGATGTTAAATTTAAAGATCAGAATGGCGACGGGGTGATTGATAACAATGACCGGGTATTTCTGGGCAGCGCCATTCCGAAGTTCACCACGGGCATTAACCTGAACGCTTATTACAAGGCGTTTGATATCAACCTCTTCTTCCAGGGTGCATTTGGTCATAAGATCTACATGCAGGTAAATCAGGATATTGAAGGATTCTACCGCGGATTTACCGTTACGCAGCGTTATTTTGATGAGCGCTGGACCGGAGAAGGGACATCCGACACCCAGCCCAGGCCGGCATGGACCGCCAAATCGAACAACGCCAGACCTTCCAGCCGCTTCCTCGAAGACGGATCGTACATGCGGCTTAAGAATCTTCAGGTAGGGTATACCTTCAGCAATAACCTGCTGGAAAGGTTGAAAATGGAGAAAGCCAGGGTTTACCTGTCGGGTACCAACCTGCTCACCTTTACGGCCTATCCCGGTCTTGATCCGGAAATGACCGTCAGCGACAACTCAAAGGATGAAGGTGACCGGGCCGGTGGTATCGACTGGGGAACCTATCCTTCGGCAATGACAATCATGCTGGGAATCGATATAACCTTTTAA
- a CDS encoding MFS transporter, which translates to MKNKLTAEYRFFLSMPHNMRVLLITNMLYALVLPVVEIFMAAYIMRSFDDTGFVAIFQVAMYTGIIITSLTNGFLLKHFKVAHLYSFGILLSGIAMVGMMFVKDIALPGLIVSGTLIGAASGFFWTNRYLMALTSTADENRNYFFGLESFFFTVSNIAVPLVIGALLAYIDGMQFLGITFDVYKGYRIVTLVVFLITILATYSLSRGRFENPVQKDFLYFRFDRLWNKQILLAALKGLVQGFLVTAPAMLIMKYVGQEGSLGLIQGISGGLTAILIYLLGRFTKPKHRIAVFGFGITLFLIGTIVNGIELSMFGVMVFVLCKVFFQPLHDLAYYPIMMKVIDVVSKKENRNNYAYILNHEFGLYAGRVIGLGMFIFLAYAVSETFALRYALIIVAVLQMLSIPLAKNIMKESYAENHER; encoded by the coding sequence ATGAAAAACAAGCTGACAGCCGAATATCGCTTCTTCCTGTCGATGCCCCACAATATGCGGGTGCTGTTGATCACCAATATGCTTTACGCGCTGGTGCTGCCCGTGGTTGAGATATTTATGGCGGCCTACATCATGCGCTCCTTCGACGATACCGGTTTTGTGGCCATTTTTCAGGTAGCCATGTATACCGGCATCATCATTACCTCCCTTACCAACGGATTTCTGCTGAAACATTTTAAGGTGGCACATCTTTACAGTTTCGGAATACTGCTGAGCGGTATTGCCATGGTCGGGATGATGTTTGTAAAAGACATCGCCCTTCCTGGACTGATTGTTTCCGGAACGCTCATCGGAGCGGCATCCGGCTTCTTCTGGACCAACCGTTACCTGATGGCGCTGACCTCCACCGCGGATGAAAACCGAAACTACTTCTTCGGACTGGAATCCTTTTTCTTTACCGTATCCAACATTGCCGTTCCGCTGGTGATCGGAGCCCTGCTCGCATACATCGACGGCATGCAGTTTCTGGGCATTACCTTTGATGTGTATAAGGGCTACCGTATTGTTACCCTGGTCGTTTTCCTGATCACCATCCTGGCAACCTATTCACTGTCGCGGGGCAGGTTTGAAAATCCCGTACAGAAAGATTTTCTGTACTTCCGTTTCGACCGTTTGTGGAACAAGCAGATACTGCTTGCCGCGCTGAAAGGATTGGTTCAGGGCTTCCTGGTGACCGCCCCGGCCATGCTGATTATGAAATACGTAGGACAGGAAGGCTCGCTCGGGCTGATACAGGGTATCAGCGGCGGACTCACGGCCATCCTGATATACCTGCTGGGACGTTTCACCAAACCCAAACACAGGATTGCAGTATTCGGTTTTGGTATCACCCTTTTCCTCATTGGAACCATAGTGAACGGAATTGAGCTTTCGATGTTCGGAGTGATGGTATTTGTGCTGTGCAAGGTGTTTTTCCAGCCCCTGCACGATCTGGCCTATTACCCGATCATGATGAAGGTGATCGACGTGGTATCGAAAAAGGAAAACAGAAACAATTACGCTTACATCCTGAACCATGAATTCGGACTTTATGCCGGAAGGGTAATCGGACTTGGAATGTTTATTTTTCTTGCCTATGCCGTTTCGGAGACCTTCGCGCTGCGTTATGCCTTGATCATTGTTGCGGTACTCCAGATGCTGAGCATTCCGCTGGCTAAAAACATAATGAAAGAATCTTATGCTGAAAATCATGAAAGATAA
- a CDS encoding D-glucuronyl C5-epimerase family protein: MKIMKDKIFFVAALAIAVGFYSCTTDLGEPVAQTSIPRIEQMPQLPAPLKIIDWKQKALQFDSLAFDFNATTPYAPYIWLDSSRRNIDQVTYGLYTVIGDVRQQPGKNKGEFHEALTSLNALVSAGLIGIDKTNQHGYNFVKMSQNYFNSDNGWNIVMNNTNPEVALLGGGYGRDWWYDVYPNVLYYGVAALFPGVENTENIQRTVAEQFYKADSVLGGNYDYSYFDYARMKGMRNHIPWQQDAAGGHAYVLYSAYQKFGDERYLEAAKRATEALVNQKESRFYEILQPFGAYTAARLNAEKGTNYDITRLLNHAFDGCQSKEGRYGWGVIADKWGDFDVSGMQGSITDGGGYGFFMNSVAMAWPLVPLVKYEPQYARAIGRYMLNVVNASRLFYPDQIEDKYQWLPEKKNITNGIIGYEGVRKTDDLNNPALAGVSPVAIGDGPKWVEGQPEESMFSLYSTSIAGVFGAIVNTTDVEGILMLDCNATDFYASYNYPVFLIYNPYGEARTISINTDGSSDLFDIVSRTYLARNLQDTGTIEIPAGEAVVMVQLPSGTRLKAEGRKIKAGDSVIAYR; this comes from the coding sequence CTGAAAATCATGAAAGATAAAATATTTTTCGTTGCGGCATTGGCAATTGCCGTCGGGTTTTATTCCTGTACCACTGATCTGGGAGAGCCTGTTGCACAAACATCCATCCCCCGCATTGAGCAGATGCCACAGCTCCCTGCGCCTTTGAAAATCATCGACTGGAAGCAGAAAGCCCTGCAGTTCGACAGCCTCGCATTTGACTTTAACGCCACGACCCCCTATGCACCCTATATCTGGCTCGACAGCTCACGGCGCAACATCGACCAGGTAACCTACGGGCTTTATACCGTTATCGGGGATGTGCGTCAGCAACCGGGGAAGAACAAAGGGGAATTCCACGAAGCACTCACCTCATTGAATGCATTGGTAAGCGCCGGTTTGATCGGGATAGACAAAACAAATCAGCACGGTTATAATTTCGTGAAGATGTCGCAGAACTATTTCAACAGCGACAACGGCTGGAACATTGTTATGAACAACACCAATCCGGAGGTTGCTTTGTTAGGGGGCGGTTACGGACGCGACTGGTGGTACGATGTGTACCCCAATGTACTTTATTACGGCGTGGCGGCATTGTTTCCCGGTGTTGAGAATACCGAAAACATTCAGCGCACGGTGGCTGAGCAGTTTTATAAAGCCGATTCGGTTCTGGGAGGCAATTACGATTATTCCTATTTCGATTATGCCCGGATGAAAGGGATGCGCAACCACATACCCTGGCAGCAGGATGCGGCCGGAGGTCATGCGTATGTCCTTTACTCGGCTTATCAGAAATTCGGCGACGAACGTTACCTTGAAGCTGCAAAACGTGCCACTGAAGCATTGGTAAATCAAAAGGAAAGTCGATTTTATGAGATACTTCAGCCGTTTGGCGCCTATACGGCCGCAAGGCTGAATGCCGAGAAGGGAACAAATTATGATATTACGCGCCTGCTTAACCATGCTTTTGACGGCTGCCAGTCAAAGGAAGGCCGTTACGGATGGGGGGTGATTGCCGACAAATGGGGCGATTTTGATGTATCGGGGATGCAGGGCAGCATTACCGACGGCGGCGGATACGGATTCTTTATGAATTCGGTAGCCATGGCCTGGCCGCTGGTGCCGCTGGTTAAGTATGAGCCTCAGTATGCCAGGGCTATAGGCCGCTACATGCTGAATGTTGTAAATGCCTCACGGCTTTTCTATCCCGACCAGATTGAAGATAAATACCAGTGGTTGCCGGAAAAGAAAAACATCACCAACGGAATTATAGGATACGAAGGCGTGCGGAAAACGGATGACCTGAACAATCCCGCCCTGGCAGGTGTAAGTCCGGTCGCCATCGGCGATGGTCCCAAGTGGGTTGAAGGCCAGCCCGAAGAATCCATGTTCAGCCTCTACAGCACTTCCATTGCAGGGGTATTCGGTGCGATTGTTAATACCACGGATGTTGAAGGAATACTGATGCTTGACTGCAACGCTACCGATTTTTATGCATCTTATAATTATCCGGTTTTCCTGATCTACAATCCTTACGGCGAAGCCAGAACCATCAGCATTAACACAGATGGTTCGTCCGACCTCTTCGACATCGTTTCTCGCACCTATTTAGCCAGGAATCTTCAGGATACCGGAACCATCGAAATTCCTGCCGGTGAGGCGGTGGTTATGGTGCAGCTTCCTTCCGGAACCCGTCTGAAGGCCGAAGGCCGTAAAATAAAAGCCGGAGATTCAGTAATTGCCTACCGGTAA
- a CDS encoding RagB/SusD family nutrient uptake outer membrane protein, with protein MKKRYITSETDNGKMRNPASRFMRMVAALLLLLPVAACTDFLTEDLKGDFASDTFFQNDKQAIQAINGVYNAIAFNSFNNAIWVFGDVASDDAVKGGNPGDQAEITYIDEFFADANNGIINNYWKFAYEAIARANNVIANVPAVEMDEILRNRIIGEARFIRAYTYFHLVNVFGKVPLKLMPQLTQETIHVPLSEVPAIYQQIEKDLNDAAAVLPDSYGSTDAGRVTRGAALGLLGKVSLYQNKWQEAVNYFHQLENLGVYGLLDNYSDNFKVAFKNNKEAIFEIQHLTGQNPFMGNALNQWFAPAAEGGYYFNAPTQSLVNAFEISTTGEADPRLDASIGRDGQPWLNGEIFSAAWSPTGFLTKKHQQPLSEVPSSLKGDGDLNYTYLRYADVLLMKAEAFNELNNADSALANLNKVRQRARNSFDGNAPADLLADVTTSNKDQLRTAIQKERRTELAQEFHRYFDLMRWGKAVAEAALGADFNFEANRYQPLPQAEIDANQAIP; from the coding sequence ATGAAAAAAAGATATATTACTTCAGAAACTGATAACGGTAAAATGCGTAATCCGGCATCCCGGTTTATGCGGATGGTGGCAGCATTGCTACTACTGCTTCCGGTTGCAGCTTGTACCGATTTCCTTACGGAAGACCTGAAAGGCGATTTTGCTTCGGATACCTTTTTCCAGAACGACAAGCAGGCCATTCAAGCCATTAACGGTGTATACAATGCCATTGCATTCAACAGTTTCAACAATGCAATCTGGGTTTTTGGTGATGTGGCTTCCGATGATGCGGTAAAAGGCGGAAATCCGGGCGACCAGGCAGAAATCACCTACATCGACGAGTTTTTCGCCGACGCCAATAACGGTATCATCAACAATTACTGGAAGTTTGCTTATGAGGCCATTGCCCGGGCAAATAATGTAATCGCCAATGTTCCGGCTGTGGAGATGGATGAAATCCTCAGGAACCGGATCATCGGGGAGGCCAGGTTCATCCGGGCATATACGTATTTTCACCTGGTCAACGTTTTCGGGAAAGTTCCCTTGAAGCTCATGCCCCAACTTACACAGGAAACCATTCATGTTCCCCTGAGTGAGGTTCCGGCCATCTATCAGCAGATAGAAAAAGACCTGAACGACGCCGCTGCGGTGTTGCCGGATTCTTATGGTTCAACCGATGCCGGGCGCGTTACCCGAGGAGCGGCGCTTGGTTTGCTGGGCAAAGTCAGCCTGTACCAGAACAAGTGGCAGGAAGCTGTTAACTATTTCCACCAGCTTGAAAACCTGGGCGTTTACGGACTGCTTGACAACTATTCCGACAATTTTAAGGTGGCCTTTAAAAACAACAAAGAAGCCATTTTTGAAATCCAGCATCTTACGGGTCAGAATCCCTTTATGGGGAATGCCCTGAACCAGTGGTTTGCACCTGCAGCCGAAGGAGGGTATTACTTCAATGCCCCTACCCAAAGCCTGGTGAATGCGTTTGAGATAAGCACCACCGGAGAAGCAGACCCCCGGCTGGATGCCAGTATTGGACGCGACGGACAGCCATGGCTGAACGGAGAAATTTTCAGCGCTGCATGGTCGCCGACAGGCTTCCTGACCAAAAAGCACCAGCAGCCCTTGTCGGAGGTTCCTTCCTCCCTGAAAGGCGACGGGGACCTGAATTACACTTACCTGCGTTATGCCGATGTGTTGCTGATGAAAGCCGAGGCGTTCAACGAGCTGAATAATGCCGACTCGGCCCTGGCAAACCTGAATAAGGTAAGGCAGCGCGCCCGTAACAGCTTTGATGGAAACGCTCCGGCCGATCTGCTTGCGGATGTTACTACTTCGAACAAGGATCAATTGCGTACAGCCATTCAGAAGGAACGCAGAACCGAACTTGCCCAGGAATTCCACCGCTATTTCGACCTGATGCGCTGGGGCAAAGCTGTTGCCGAGGCTGCACTGGGTGCCGATTTTAACTTTGAAGCCAACAGGTATCAGCCGTTACCACAGGCAGAAATTGATGCCAATCAGGCGATCCCTTAA
- a CDS encoding glycoside hydrolase family 130 protein, translating into MDIAKRFPQNPLLRPADLKPGIKGMEITCLLNPGVFRYNGKVWLLLRVAERPAQVEGKISFPVYNSKGEIEILSFGKDDPDLDASDPRVINYKKKDYLTTLSYLRLVCSDDGIRFYEPEGYPPIFGKGELETFGIEDCRVATMDDGFSLTFTEVSEFGVGVGLIRTGDWKNFTREGMIFPPHNKDCAIFEEKINGKYYALHRPSSPELGGNYIWVAESPDMIHWGRHKCIATSRPDMWDSARVGAGAAPIRTEKGWLEIYHGANKDHRYCLGALLLDINDPTKVLARSTEPIMEPLQPYEQTGFFGNVVFTNGHYIDGDTIYMYYGASDEVICGASLSVSEILSTLI; encoded by the coding sequence ATGGACATTGCAAAACGTTTTCCTCAGAACCCCCTGCTTCGCCCTGCCGATCTGAAACCGGGCATCAAAGGAATGGAAATCACCTGTCTGCTGAACCCCGGGGTTTTCCGGTACAACGGAAAAGTGTGGCTGTTGCTGCGCGTAGCCGAGCGGCCGGCACAGGTTGAAGGGAAAATCAGTTTTCCGGTGTATAACAGTAAAGGAGAGATTGAAATCCTGAGTTTCGGTAAAGACGATCCCGACCTCGACGCTTCCGATCCACGGGTAATCAACTATAAGAAGAAGGATTACCTTACTACACTGAGCTATTTGCGACTTGTATGCAGCGACGACGGCATCCGTTTTTACGAACCGGAAGGATATCCTCCCATTTTCGGTAAAGGGGAGCTGGAGACCTTCGGCATTGAAGACTGCCGTGTGGCCACGATGGATGACGGCTTCAGCCTCACCTTCACCGAAGTTTCCGAATTTGGCGTGGGTGTCGGACTTATCCGCACCGGAGACTGGAAGAATTTCACCCGTGAGGGGATGATTTTCCCGCCCCACAATAAGGACTGTGCTATCTTTGAAGAGAAAATCAACGGGAAATACTATGCCCTGCACCGTCCCAGCAGTCCCGAACTCGGCGGCAACTACATATGGGTGGCTGAGTCGCCCGATATGATTCACTGGGGCAGGCACAAGTGCATCGCTACCTCCCGTCCTGACATGTGGGATTCGGCCCGTGTAGGCGCCGGAGCAGCCCCCATCCGTACCGAAAAAGGATGGCTTGAGATTTATCACGGTGCCAACAAAGACCATCGTTATTGCCTGGGCGCGCTGCTGCTCGACATCAACGACCCCACTAAAGTACTGGCGCGCAGCACCGAACCCATCATGGAGCCCTTACAGCCTTACGAACAGACCGGTTTCTTCGGGAATGTGGTATTCACCAACGGGCATTATATTGACGGCGACACCATTTATATGTATTACGGCGCCAGCGATGAAGTGATCTGTGGCGCCTCCCTGTCGGTTTCCGAAATACTTTCCACCCTGATCTGA